Proteins from one Nakamurella multipartita DSM 44233 genomic window:
- a CDS encoding Nal1-like putative serine protease has protein sequence MRDILGVDRNYASLSTKDLLDARDQYHWHLVHRRNVIGTAVGLYHIRKDEDWPSRERSARAVAAAARAASTRMRRTSGGIGPEPRTFENSEVRDYSWPCVLVLVHTWIDADQFGTDDGQLPPEDMIPTTLYLPDGRTVPVCVIQVEPTVPDRDLLPAWTWPKSVIGGGFPLISHTQGTTNVASVGALVTDGHTVYALTSRHVAGPAGQPIGTILRGQAVDVGRSSERQLTRLPFTQVYPDFPAHRTYLTLDAALVEVNDLADWTSQTYGLPPVGALADLSERNIGMQLINAQVTAYGAASGRLTGRIAALFYRHRSMGGYDEITDFLIAPDPGQPSSQPGDSGTVWHLIEPSEQPDDPARRLRPIALQWGGQGVRPADPGPGYNFALAAGLTAILRLLDVELVVDYNTGPQPFWGKTGHYTLATVACAQVVTPTLRTLMAANQDRISFPAAGLSPGDIDQATKDAKQHGGFVPLADVADVIWKNLAGQVRGGRDTSPRTGPEHPTHYADIDEPRPADHLTLRALCMQDPANVAVGVWQAFYDALGEQASRDRGLLPFRVWQFYDAMLDALAQDDLVRYLAAAGLMAHYVGDACQPLHGSTLADGLPDGTGKGVHSAYESAMIDHHAADILAALLGRLQDLAAHPLPPVASGQQAAVATVALMDRTATAIPPVDLVNAYAATPGGQSKAVTGKLWDRFGPATVSVLADGARTLAMLWDSAWTQGQGDTRFTAAQLTAVDRSALQHLYESPGFVPSLDLDTIGPNLH, from the coding sequence ATGCGCGACATCCTGGGAGTCGACCGGAATTACGCGAGCCTGTCCACCAAGGATCTGCTGGACGCGCGGGATCAGTACCACTGGCATCTGGTCCACCGCCGCAATGTGATCGGCACCGCGGTCGGGCTGTACCACATTCGCAAGGACGAGGACTGGCCGTCGCGGGAGCGGTCGGCGCGGGCGGTGGCGGCCGCGGCCCGCGCGGCCAGCACCCGGATGCGACGGACGTCCGGCGGGATCGGTCCCGAGCCACGTACTTTCGAGAACTCCGAGGTCCGCGACTACTCCTGGCCGTGCGTGCTCGTGCTGGTGCACACGTGGATCGACGCCGACCAGTTCGGCACTGACGACGGGCAGCTGCCGCCGGAGGACATGATTCCCACGACGCTGTACCTGCCCGACGGGCGCACGGTGCCGGTCTGCGTCATCCAGGTCGAGCCCACCGTCCCCGACCGCGACCTGCTGCCGGCCTGGACCTGGCCGAAATCGGTGATCGGCGGCGGGTTTCCGCTGATCAGCCACACCCAGGGAACGACCAACGTGGCCAGCGTCGGCGCCCTGGTCACCGATGGGCACACGGTGTACGCGCTGACCAGCCGGCATGTCGCCGGGCCCGCCGGCCAGCCGATCGGCACCATCCTGCGCGGCCAGGCCGTGGACGTCGGCCGATCGAGCGAGCGGCAGCTGACCCGGCTGCCGTTCACCCAGGTCTACCCCGACTTCCCGGCCCATCGCACCTATCTGACCCTGGATGCCGCGCTGGTCGAGGTGAACGACCTGGCCGACTGGACCTCGCAGACGTACGGGCTGCCCCCGGTCGGCGCGTTGGCCGACCTCAGTGAACGCAACATCGGCATGCAGTTGATCAACGCCCAGGTCACCGCGTACGGCGCCGCGTCCGGTCGGTTGACCGGCCGGATCGCCGCCCTGTTCTACCGGCATCGCAGCATGGGCGGCTACGACGAGATCACCGACTTCCTGATCGCCCCCGACCCCGGGCAACCCAGCTCGCAGCCCGGAGACTCCGGCACCGTGTGGCACCTGATCGAACCGTCCGAGCAGCCGGACGACCCGGCCCGGCGGCTGCGACCGATCGCGCTGCAGTGGGGTGGGCAGGGAGTGCGACCGGCCGACCCGGGTCCCGGCTACAACTTCGCCCTCGCCGCCGGTCTGACCGCCATCCTGCGGTTACTGGACGTGGAGCTGGTCGTCGACTACAACACCGGCCCACAACCGTTCTGGGGCAAGACCGGTCACTACACCCTGGCTACCGTGGCCTGCGCTCAGGTGGTCACGCCGACCCTGCGCACCCTGATGGCCGCCAACCAGGATCGGATCAGTTTCCCGGCCGCCGGGTTGTCGCCCGGTGACATCGACCAGGCCACCAAGGACGCCAAGCAGCACGGCGGTTTCGTGCCGCTGGCCGACGTCGCCGACGTCATCTGGAAGAACCTAGCGGGTCAGGTCCGCGGCGGCCGGGACACCTCGCCGCGGACCGGTCCCGAACACCCGACCCACTACGCCGACATCGACGAGCCGCGTCCGGCCGACCACCTCACCCTGCGAGCGCTGTGCATGCAGGACCCGGCCAACGTCGCCGTCGGCGTCTGGCAGGCGTTCTACGACGCCCTGGGCGAGCAGGCGTCGCGTGACCGGGGCCTGCTGCCGTTCCGGGTCTGGCAGTTCTACGACGCGATGCTCGATGCGCTCGCCCAGGACGACCTGGTCCGGTACCTGGCGGCGGCCGGGCTGATGGCCCACTACGTCGGTGACGCCTGCCAGCCGCTGCACGGCTCGACGCTGGCCGACGGCCTGCCCGATGGCACCGGCAAGGGCGTGCACTCGGCGTACGAGAGCGCCATGATCGACCACCACGCCGCCGACATCCTGGCCGCGCTCCTCGGCCGGCTCCAGGACCTGGCCGCCCATCCCTTGCCGCCGGTCGCCAGTGGGCAGCAGGCCGCGGTGGCCACCGTCGCGCTGATGGACCGCACCGCGACCGCCATCCCACCCGTGGACCTGGTCAACGCCTACGCCGCCACCCCGGGCGGCCAGTCCAAGGCCGTCACCGGCAAGCTCTGGGATCGATTCGGACCGGCCACCGTCAGCGTGCTGGCCGACGGCGCGCGCACCCTGGCGATGCTCTGGGACAGCGCCTGGACCCAGGGCCAGGGCGACACCCGTTTCACCGCAGCCCAACTCACCGCGGTCGACCGGTCAGCGCTGCAACACCTCTACGAGAGCCCGGGCTTCGTGCCCTCCCTCGACCTGGACACCATCGGACCCAACCTGCACTGA
- a CDS encoding helix-turn-helix transcriptional regulator, which translates to MLTSSARLLSLLGLMQSRRRWAGPELAERLGVSDRTVRKDIDRLRSLGYPVDAVRGAGGYYELGVGASMPPLLLDEDEAVAVAVGLRAASGIAGIEETSVRALAKLDAVLPHHLQRQVAAVHEAVVQGPENTGSNVADPVVDAGLLTELSAAIRDRVEVRFDYRADPDSALSAASGAASVVDRRQVEPYRLVSWQRRWYLVARDARTGSWAPYRVDWLTLKTPGGRHFRPVSRPEGEDTAFVLREVAFAGWAVHARVLVDAGADEVLARINPTVGVVEPVDGQHCVLVTGGDSVEVVAVWIGMLGLDFHVEGPPALVQALRVQARRYAAAVPPGE; encoded by the coding sequence ATGTTGACCAGCTCGGCCCGGCTGCTGTCCCTGCTCGGCTTGATGCAGTCACGCCGCCGCTGGGCCGGGCCGGAACTGGCCGAGCGTCTCGGGGTCAGCGACCGGACCGTTCGCAAGGACATCGACCGGTTGCGCTCGCTGGGCTATCCCGTGGACGCGGTGCGGGGAGCGGGCGGGTACTACGAGCTCGGGGTCGGCGCCTCGATGCCGCCCCTGCTGCTGGACGAGGACGAGGCGGTCGCCGTGGCGGTCGGATTGCGGGCCGCGAGTGGGATCGCCGGGATCGAGGAAACCAGCGTGCGCGCCCTGGCCAAGCTCGATGCGGTGCTGCCGCACCACCTGCAACGTCAGGTCGCCGCGGTGCACGAGGCCGTGGTCCAAGGTCCGGAGAACACCGGGTCCAACGTCGCGGACCCGGTGGTCGACGCCGGCCTGCTCACCGAGCTCTCCGCCGCGATCCGGGACCGGGTGGAGGTGCGCTTCGACTACCGGGCCGACCCCGATTCGGCTTTGAGCGCGGCTTCGGGCGCGGCTTCGGTCGTGGATCGCCGGCAGGTCGAGCCGTACCGGCTGGTCTCGTGGCAACGCCGGTGGTACCTGGTGGCCCGCGATGCCCGCACGGGCTCCTGGGCGCCCTACCGAGTCGATTGGCTGACTCTGAAAACTCCTGGTGGAAGGCACTTTCGGCCGGTATCGCGGCCCGAGGGCGAGGACACCGCCTTCGTGCTGCGCGAGGTCGCCTTCGCCGGCTGGGCGGTGCACGCACGGGTGCTGGTGGACGCCGGCGCCGACGAGGTGCTGGCTCGGATCAATCCGACGGTCGGCGTCGTCGAGCCGGTCGACGGGCAGCACTGCGTGCTGGTCACCGGTGGCGACAGCGTCGAGGTCGTCGCGGTGTGGATCGGCATGCTGGGCTTGGACTTTCATGTCGAGGGCCCGCCGGCTCTGGTGCAGGCGCTCCGGGTGCAGGCCCGGCGCTACGCCGCCGCGGTCCCGCCGGGCGAGTGA
- a CDS encoding phosphatase PAP2 family protein → MPSPVGVRRGVQMSERIDRQWQPPEDALATTVEARKGAGSPWAKALREMGAVDRAVYQAVADTPTPHLDAHVRRLSNAANFSRLWLGLAAGIAVFGGKRGHRAALEGVVAIGATSAAVNLGIKPIARRRRPERAADTGQARFVSMPGSTSFPSGHSASAFAFAYAVGRHLPGLAVPIRLLAGGVAYSRVHTGVHYPGDVAIGSIVGAGTAAIVAAASDGLSRSRRRD, encoded by the coding sequence ATGCCGTCGCCGGTCGGGGTACGCAGAGGGGTCCAGATGTCGGAGCGTATTGACCGGCAATGGCAGCCACCCGAGGATGCTCTCGCGACGACCGTCGAGGCCCGGAAGGGCGCGGGTTCGCCATGGGCCAAGGCACTTCGTGAGATGGGAGCGGTCGACCGGGCGGTCTATCAAGCGGTCGCCGACACACCCACCCCGCACCTGGACGCCCACGTGCGCCGGCTCTCCAATGCCGCCAACTTTTCCCGGCTCTGGTTGGGTCTGGCCGCCGGGATCGCAGTGTTCGGCGGAAAGCGTGGTCACCGGGCGGCCCTGGAGGGGGTGGTCGCGATCGGCGCAACGTCGGCCGCGGTCAATCTCGGGATCAAGCCCATCGCCCGCCGGCGACGTCCGGAGCGCGCAGCGGACACGGGCCAGGCCCGGTTCGTGTCGATGCCCGGGTCCACCTCCTTTCCATCCGGCCATTCCGCGTCCGCGTTCGCATTCGCCTATGCCGTGGGCCGGCATCTGCCTGGTTTGGCGGTGCCCATCCGGCTGCTCGCCGGTGGGGTGGCGTACTCAAGAGTCCACACCGGTGTGCACTACCCCGGAGACGTCGCCATCGGTTCCATCGTCGGCGCGGGCACGGCGGCCATTGTGGCCGCGGCATCCGACGGACTGTCCCGATCACGGCGCCGGGACTGA
- a CDS encoding MerR family transcriptional regulator, which translates to MVVSTRPNGEKGDSRGIPITDVARLLGVPMPTLRSWELRYGIPELSGRPSGQHRRYRPDEVNALRLMRDEIARGEQAALAAQSVRRMLGGQGQAQELILRVLDAAERMDAAGIRARLDLAADALGLAGCLDDVLLPAMRQVGVWWAAGHCDVAQERMATEAVRAWLDRRSAFAPAPTRSRPILLACGPSDLHTIGLESMALLLRSQGWPCRLLGARAPTATVAAAARASSAAAVIVVSHLASGRLRAVESIRAVHELGIDVFYAGNAFSTPRSRRGVPGRYLGVRVQDACADLTQALEPTELGG; encoded by the coding sequence ATGGTGGTCTCGACCCGCCCGAACGGCGAGAAGGGGGACTCCCGGGGCATTCCCATCACCGATGTCGCCCGGTTGCTGGGCGTGCCGATGCCGACCCTTCGGTCCTGGGAACTCAGGTACGGCATTCCTGAGCTGAGCGGGCGGCCGTCCGGGCAGCACCGCCGGTATCGGCCCGATGAGGTCAATGCGTTGCGGCTGATGCGCGACGAGATCGCCCGGGGCGAGCAAGCCGCGCTGGCCGCGCAGTCGGTCCGCCGCATGCTGGGTGGGCAGGGCCAGGCGCAAGAGCTGATCCTGCGTGTCCTGGACGCCGCCGAACGGATGGACGCCGCCGGGATCCGGGCGCGACTCGACCTAGCCGCGGACGCCCTGGGCCTGGCCGGCTGCCTCGACGACGTGCTGCTGCCGGCCATGCGGCAGGTTGGAGTCTGGTGGGCGGCCGGCCATTGCGACGTGGCCCAGGAGCGGATGGCCACCGAGGCCGTGCGAGCCTGGCTCGACCGGCGAAGCGCCTTCGCGCCGGCCCCGACCAGGTCCCGCCCGATCCTGCTGGCCTGCGGACCCAGCGATCTGCACACCATCGGACTGGAATCCATGGCCCTGCTGCTGCGCTCTCAAGGGTGGCCGTGCCGGCTGCTCGGTGCTCGCGCCCCGACCGCGACGGTGGCCGCCGCGGCCCGGGCCTCCTCGGCCGCCGCGGTGATCGTGGTGTCCCATCTGGCCAGCGGGCGCCTGCGCGCCGTGGAGTCGATCCGGGCCGTCCACGAGCTGGGCATCGACGTCTTCTACGCCGGGAACGCGTTCTCCACCCCGCGCAGCCGTCGGGGCGTCCCGGGACGCTACCTCGGCGTCCGCGTCCAGGATGCCTGCGCCGACCTCACCCAAGCCCTGGAGCCCACCGAACTCGGCGGCTGA
- a CDS encoding LLM class flavin-dependent oxidoreductase, with protein MTDPSASSFREFRFGIVAPCLGGLSTWREQIRRIAGHGYSTVLMPDFPRLQPAPAPALAVAASVADVRVGTWVYAAPFRAPWLTAWEAHSLTVLTDGRFEMGIGVGRPGIEDELRERGLPVPGPGERLDQVRQTVAALRELDGGSRHTPVALAVSGPKARALAAEIADTVTFAMAPSEPRAAVEQRIRDFHSTRAVELSMHVPVVGDAVSPFMAPPTTDTTALRAADSLAYLPADPAAAADELRRRREETGVSYIAFEANVADLFAPLVAELSGC; from the coding sequence ATGACCGACCCGAGTGCGTCTTCGTTCCGAGAGTTTCGCTTCGGCATCGTGGCCCCGTGCCTGGGCGGCCTGTCGACCTGGCGGGAACAGATCAGGCGCATTGCCGGCCATGGTTATTCGACGGTGCTGATGCCCGACTTCCCGCGCTTGCAGCCGGCTCCGGCTCCCGCCCTCGCCGTCGCGGCGTCGGTGGCCGACGTGCGGGTCGGGACCTGGGTCTACGCGGCCCCCTTCCGCGCACCCTGGCTCACCGCCTGGGAGGCGCACTCGCTGACGGTGCTCACGGACGGTCGTTTCGAGATGGGCATCGGCGTGGGTCGGCCGGGGATCGAGGATGAGCTGCGGGAGCGGGGACTGCCCGTGCCAGGACCGGGTGAGCGGCTGGACCAGGTGCGCCAGACCGTCGCCGCACTGCGCGAGCTCGACGGCGGGTCGAGGCACACGCCGGTGGCGCTGGCGGTCAGTGGCCCCAAGGCCCGGGCCCTGGCGGCCGAGATCGCGGATACGGTCACCTTCGCGATGGCACCGAGCGAGCCCCGGGCCGCCGTGGAGCAGCGGATCCGCGACTTTCACAGCACCCGCGCCGTCGAGCTCTCGATGCACGTCCCGGTGGTCGGGGATGCCGTCTCCCCGTTCATGGCGCCCCCGACCACCGACACCACCGCATTGCGGGCGGCCGATTCCCTGGCCTACCTGCCGGCCGACCCGGCGGCGGCCGCCGATGAATTGCGTCGGCGACGGGAGGAGACCGGTGTCTCCTACATCGCCTTCGAGGCGAACGTGGCGGACCTGTTCGCTCCGCTCGTGGCCGAGCTGTCCGGATGCTGA
- a CDS encoding nitroreductase/quinone reductase family protein, whose protein sequence is MATPSTRHSGPRRRDRMPPRWFVVLFWYGHRLLVRTTRGRLGLWRPKPNRWGALRLTTRGRRTGQPRHVLIGYVQDGDNLVTMAMNGWSPGEPAWWLNLQARPEATVQTRDGVRPVVARRAQGDERARLWSRWAEIDHDLDAYAARRPAGTAVVVLEPRATTSPAG, encoded by the coding sequence ATGGCCACACCGTCGACGAGACATTCCGGTCCGCGGCGTCGCGACCGGATGCCGCCGCGCTGGTTCGTCGTGCTGTTCTGGTACGGCCATCGTCTGCTCGTGCGGACGACGCGTGGCCGGTTGGGATTGTGGCGCCCGAAGCCGAACCGCTGGGGCGCGCTCCGGCTGACCACGAGGGGCCGGCGCACCGGCCAACCGCGGCACGTCCTCATCGGCTACGTCCAGGACGGCGACAACCTGGTCACGATGGCGATGAACGGCTGGAGTCCCGGCGAGCCGGCGTGGTGGCTGAATCTGCAGGCCCGACCCGAGGCCACGGTGCAGACCCGCGACGGGGTCCGTCCGGTCGTGGCCCGGCGTGCGCAGGGAGACGAGCGGGCGCGGTTGTGGTCCCGGTGGGCCGAGATCGACCACGACCTGGACGCGTATGCGGCGCGGCGGCCCGCCGGAACGGCGGTGGTCGTTCTCGAACCGCGGGCCACGACATCCCCCGCGGGCTAG
- a CDS encoding alpha/beta fold hydrolase, giving the protein MPLDNPFYSAEQQGPYELISIGRFELEEGGVIPDLELAVATYGELNEAKDNVILIPTWFSGTHATWWQVYLGEGRALDPTKYFIVVINQIGNGLSTSPHTTNDPEIAMANFPHVRIGDDVRAQEALLRQEWGIEHLALVVGGSMGAQQTWEWAVRFPEKVLRAAPIAGTAQATPHDFLFVRTLMDALTSDPGWAGGNYAAHTDVADGLRRHADIWAIMGLTTEFWKSGFWKTIPPVVEGLGWETYEEFQQNFTRLLFGLMDPNALLTMAWKWQRGDVARLADGDLKAALSRVTAKVFVMPIEQDMFFPPQDCEPEAALTPGAEVRMLHSIAGHFGLFGFEQSYLDEVDSALKELLASPV; this is encoded by the coding sequence ATGCCGCTGGACAACCCGTTCTACTCGGCCGAGCAGCAGGGACCGTACGAGTTGATCTCGATCGGTCGCTTCGAGCTGGAGGAGGGCGGGGTCATCCCCGACCTGGAACTGGCGGTGGCGACCTACGGGGAGCTCAACGAAGCCAAGGACAACGTCATTCTCATCCCGACCTGGTTCTCGGGCACGCACGCCACCTGGTGGCAGGTCTACCTCGGTGAGGGTCGCGCCCTGGATCCGACCAAGTACTTCATCGTCGTCATCAACCAGATCGGCAACGGTCTATCGACCTCACCGCACACCACCAACGACCCCGAGATCGCGATGGCCAACTTCCCGCACGTCCGGATCGGCGACGACGTCCGGGCGCAGGAGGCCCTGCTCCGTCAAGAGTGGGGCATCGAGCACCTGGCCCTGGTCGTCGGCGGATCGATGGGGGCCCAGCAGACCTGGGAGTGGGCGGTGCGCTTCCCCGAGAAGGTGCTGCGGGCGGCGCCGATCGCCGGGACGGCACAGGCCACCCCACACGACTTCCTGTTCGTCCGCACGCTGATGGATGCGCTGACCAGCGACCCCGGTTGGGCGGGTGGCAACTACGCCGCCCACACCGACGTCGCCGATGGCTTGCGGCGGCACGCCGACATCTGGGCCATCATGGGCCTGACCACCGAGTTCTGGAAGTCGGGCTTCTGGAAGACCATCCCACCGGTCGTCGAGGGTCTGGGCTGGGAGACGTACGAGGAGTTCCAGCAAAACTTCACCCGGCTGCTCTTTGGTCTGATGGACCCGAACGCCTTGCTGACCATGGCCTGGAAGTGGCAGCGCGGCGACGTCGCCCGACTCGCCGACGGCGACTTGAAAGCAGCCCTGAGTCGCGTCACGGCCAAGGTTTTCGTCATGCCCATCGAGCAGGACATGTTCTTCCCGCCCCAGGACTGCGAGCCCGAGGCCGCGCTGACGCCGGGCGCCGAGGTCCGCATGCTGCACAGCATCGCCGGGCACTTCGGGCTGTTCGGCTTCGAGCAGTCCTACCTGGACGAGGTCGACTCCGCCCTCAAGGAGCTGCTCGCCAGCCCGGTCTGA
- a CDS encoding VOC family protein codes for MSAPSGVSHIAIVTGDLDGFRAFYEDTLGLRTTIVFGGGPGHSRQAILMAGDAMLHVFEVANDAATTQRVTAGMFERGRLDHLGFTVTDLVALRAIRDRLLAVDASSGDIRSLGPMLSLRFVDPDGSDGELNCYNTKFDPSTLRDEDEVIDPDWLVLTKRALQPGAGTDRRQPSGAARLHPRTHRRTGR; via the coding sequence ATGAGCGCGCCCAGCGGAGTCAGTCACATCGCCATTGTGACCGGCGATCTCGATGGCTTTCGGGCCTTCTACGAGGACACCCTTGGTCTGCGGACCACCATTGTCTTCGGCGGCGGACCCGGTCATTCCCGGCAGGCGATCCTGATGGCCGGAGATGCCATGCTGCATGTCTTCGAGGTGGCCAATGACGCAGCGACCACCCAACGGGTGACTGCCGGGATGTTCGAACGGGGCCGGCTCGACCACCTGGGATTCACTGTGACCGACCTGGTTGCGCTGAGGGCGATTCGCGATCGGCTGCTGGCAGTGGATGCCTCCAGCGGCGACATCCGTTCCCTGGGGCCGATGCTCTCCTTGAGATTTGTCGATCCCGACGGCTCGGACGGCGAGCTCAATTGCTATAACACCAAATTCGACCCGTCAACGCTGCGTGACGAGGACGAGGTCATCGACCCGGACTGGCTCGTCCTGACCAAGCGAGCCCTGCAGCCCGGGGCTGGTACCGACCGCCGGCAACCCAGTGGTGCAGCCCGGCTTCACCCGCGAACCCATCGGAGGACAGGTAGATGA
- a CDS encoding serine hydrolase domain-containing protein, with the protein MITTRLGSTGRTISSRRRRAIAGVGAAALLLAVAACGSGNQAAPISADATTSANAAPVSGTTPASTALRSSTPPSSILPSSTESSLAGATSGLKPIDQAALQLLVDTTIKDQLIPGAVLVLSTPQGDFTVSSGTTEIGVQSPPDANTHFRIASNTKTMTAAVVLQLAQEGKLELTDPVSKYVSGVPGGDSITVEQLLKMRTGLYNYTNAQQMATSLDDDPTREWTPQELLDIAFAQPANFAPDAEFEYSNTNYVLLGLIIEKVDGKPLATSFQDRLFGPLGMTNTELPAGASFTIPDPFAHGYLYGSSSIALFGEPAYTPEQIAAAKDGTLQPTDYTDVNHSFAFGAGNVISTAHDLVTWTKALVGGQVLDAEYQKLWLDSPQMEDPDKPGGLWYGYGITRQSWGSNNLIYHGGETAGYNSKMAVETTNDVTLVLWTTLTVDVDKEQQTANTLMLKVLDQIMVQSPLAVTAADLTAPPTTG; encoded by the coding sequence ATGATCACCACGCGGCTCGGTTCGACCGGCCGGACCATCAGCTCGCGACGTCGGCGAGCCATCGCCGGTGTCGGTGCCGCCGCCCTCCTGTTGGCAGTGGCGGCGTGCGGGAGCGGGAACCAAGCCGCCCCGATATCTGCCGATGCAACGACATCAGCGAACGCGGCACCGGTCAGTGGAACGACACCTGCTTCCACCGCACTGCGGTCGAGCACACCGCCGTCGAGCATACTGCCGTCGAGCACCGAGAGTTCACTGGCGGGAGCGACATCGGGACTCAAGCCCATCGACCAGGCCGCTTTGCAGCTTCTCGTGGACACCACCATCAAAGATCAATTGATCCCCGGAGCGGTCCTTGTGCTGAGCACACCGCAGGGCGACTTCACCGTCTCCTCCGGCACCACCGAAATCGGGGTGCAAAGCCCGCCGGACGCGAATACTCATTTCCGGATCGCCTCGAACACCAAGACGATGACGGCGGCAGTGGTCCTGCAACTGGCCCAGGAAGGCAAGCTCGAGCTGACCGACCCGGTGTCGAAGTACGTCTCGGGAGTGCCCGGCGGAGACAGCATCACCGTCGAGCAGCTGCTGAAGATGCGCACCGGGCTGTACAACTACACCAACGCCCAGCAGATGGCGACCAGTCTGGATGACGACCCCACCAGGGAGTGGACACCGCAGGAGCTGCTGGACATCGCCTTCGCCCAGCCCGCCAATTTCGCCCCCGACGCGGAATTCGAGTACAGCAACACCAACTACGTCCTGTTGGGCCTGATCATCGAGAAGGTCGACGGTAAACCACTTGCCACGTCATTCCAGGACCGGCTGTTCGGGCCGCTGGGTATGACGAACACCGAACTACCTGCCGGCGCGTCATTCACGATTCCGGACCCCTTTGCGCACGGGTACCTCTATGGCAGCTCGTCCATTGCCCTTTTCGGAGAGCCGGCCTACACGCCCGAACAGATCGCCGCGGCCAAAGATGGCACCCTGCAGCCCACCGACTACACCGACGTCAACCATTCCTTCGCCTTCGGGGCGGGCAACGTCATCTCCACCGCCCACGATCTCGTCACCTGGACGAAGGCGCTGGTGGGCGGCCAGGTCCTCGACGCCGAATACCAGAAGTTGTGGCTCGACAGCCCGCAGATGGAGGACCCCGACAAGCCCGGCGGCCTGTGGTACGGCTACGGCATCACCAGGCAGTCCTGGGGATCCAACAATTTGATCTATCACGGCGGTGAGACCGCCGGCTACAACTCGAAGATGGCTGTCGAAACCACCAACGACGTGACCCTGGTGCTGTGGACCACCCTGACCGTCGACGTGGACAAGGAGCAGCAGACCGCCAACACGCTGATGCTCAAAGTCCTGGACCAGATCATGGTGCAGTCTCCACTCGCAGTGACCGCAGCTGATCTCACCGCGCCGCCAACCACCGGATGA